One Streptomyces sp. NBC_00223 genomic window carries:
- a CDS encoding DUF6879 family protein, whose translation MLLVGEDFHRLFRDFTSSAFKMETKDRYDVDGERAEYASFLAGEEMPAAWQDNPWVRSMTGAGKTLRRVHIVRSPLSDYLRFELDWGYVGNAAAGEEIRIVDLATQAVDGLPDHDFWLFDDTSVYKMHYNDADEFVGAEPLGEEALPVYRAYRDISWANAIPYTEYWQHRV comes from the coding sequence ATGCTCCTCGTGGGTGAGGATTTCCATCGACTTTTCCGTGACTTCACGTCCTCCGCCTTCAAGATGGAGACAAAAGACCGCTACGACGTGGACGGGGAGCGCGCGGAGTACGCCAGTTTCCTGGCCGGCGAGGAAATGCCCGCCGCCTGGCAGGACAACCCCTGGGTCCGTTCCATGACCGGTGCGGGGAAGACGCTGCGGCGCGTACACATCGTCCGCTCTCCCCTCAGCGACTATCTACGGTTCGAACTCGACTGGGGATACGTCGGCAATGCGGCGGCTGGGGAAGAGATTCGCATCGTCGATCTGGCCACACAGGCGGTGGACGGGCTGCCCGATCACGATTTCTGGCTGTTCGATGACACAAGCGTCTACAAAATGCACTACAACGACGCCGACGAGTTCGTGGGCGCCGAACCGCTTGGGGAAGAAGCACTGCCCGTGTACCGCGCCTACCGGGATATCTCGTGGGCCAACGCCATCCCGTACACAGAATACTGGCAGCACCGAGTTTGA
- a CDS encoding helix-turn-helix domain-containing protein, which produces MSSERKDLGIALRALRTASGLTGATVARRACMSAGKLSKIENGRVLPTVADVDLILTALDLSGSAKDELLRAARFSATEATAWRVLRRMGPWKHQQSIQAVEAQTTTLRLFQGQLIPGLLQIPEYIAAVFTLLPEQSEETRSKAASARLERQRALYDQTRRFEFLICEHVLRWLISDRAIMAMQLDRLVSLSRLPNVNIGVIPLGRKMPDFPMTCYSVYDERLVIVETFHSQITTRDPADIRIYLSTFDQFSAVALYGDEMRSAVECIRDEYLREQETG; this is translated from the coding sequence TTGAGTAGCGAGCGGAAAGATCTCGGAATCGCCCTGCGGGCACTGCGGACGGCATCCGGCCTCACCGGTGCCACCGTCGCGCGCAGGGCATGCATGTCCGCCGGGAAACTGTCCAAAATCGAAAACGGTCGAGTCCTTCCCACAGTGGCGGACGTCGACTTGATCCTTACCGCTCTTGACCTCTCCGGCAGCGCGAAGGACGAACTTCTCAGGGCCGCACGCTTCTCGGCCACAGAGGCCACAGCCTGGCGGGTACTCCGCCGAATGGGACCGTGGAAGCACCAGCAGTCCATTCAGGCAGTGGAAGCTCAAACGACCACCCTGCGACTGTTCCAAGGGCAACTGATCCCCGGCCTCCTCCAGATACCTGAGTACATTGCTGCCGTATTCACTCTGCTTCCCGAGCAGTCGGAAGAAACCAGAAGCAAGGCAGCATCAGCGCGCCTTGAAAGACAGCGGGCCCTGTACGACCAGACTCGACGGTTCGAATTCCTGATCTGCGAGCACGTCCTTCGCTGGCTGATCTCAGATCGCGCGATCATGGCAATGCAACTGGACCGCCTGGTCTCACTTTCACGACTGCCCAACGTGAACATTGGCGTCATTCCACTCGGTCGAAAGATGCCGGACTTCCCGATGACGTGCTACAGCGTTTACGACGAACGCCTGGTGATCGTGGAAACCTTTCACTCGCAGATCACCACCAGAGACCCGGCAGACATCCGGATCTACCTGTCAACTTTCGACCAATTTTCTGCGGTAGCGCTCTACGGGGACGAAATGCGGTCTGCGGTGGAGTGCATCCGGGACGAATACCTCCGGGAACAAGAAACCGGATAG